The proteins below are encoded in one region of Pygocentrus nattereri isolate fPygNat1 chromosome 13, fPygNat1.pri, whole genome shotgun sequence:
- the lsm5 gene encoding U6 snRNA-associated Sm-like protein LSm5 isoform X1 produces the protein MAATPASNPSQLLPLELVDKCIGSRIHIVMKNDKEIVGTLLGFDDFVNMVLEDVTEFEITPEGRRITKLDQILLNGNNITMLIPGGEGPEV, from the exons ATGGCGGCAACACCGGCTTCAAATCCCTCTCAGCTGCTTCCACTCG AGCTGGTGGACAAATGCATTGGCTCCCGAATTCACATCGTCATGAAGAACGACAAAGAAATCGTGGGTACCTTACTGGGCTTCGATGACTTTGTCA ACATGGTGCTTGAGGATGTGACAGAATT TGAGATTACGCCAGAGGGAAGAAGAATAACCAAACTGGATCAGATTCTGCTTAATGGAAACAACATAACCATG TTAATCCCAGGAGGAGAAGGACCGGAAGTATGA
- the lsm5 gene encoding U6 snRNA-associated Sm-like protein LSm5 isoform X2 gives MKNDKEIVGTLLGFDDFVNMVLEDVTEFEITPEGRRITKLDQILLNGNNITMLIPGGEGPEV, from the exons ATGAAGAACGACAAAGAAATCGTGGGTACCTTACTGGGCTTCGATGACTTTGTCA ACATGGTGCTTGAGGATGTGACAGAATT TGAGATTACGCCAGAGGGAAGAAGAATAACCAAACTGGATCAGATTCTGCTTAATGGAAACAACATAACCATG TTAATCCCAGGAGGAGAAGGACCGGAAGTATGA
- the psme2 gene encoding proteasome activator complex subunit 2: MSKFKINRENAVKVDNFRKTLYQQAEDLFSNHIPLKISRLDNLLQSDEFCVSDLTTLHAPLDIPIPDPPPPEDEEMETDKNEEEKKKPPKCGFIKGNEKIVKLLDIVKPEITSLKETIITVACWISHLIPKIEDGNDFGVAVQEKILERIAAVKTKVEGFQTNINKYFSERGDAVAKASKETHVMDYRALVHEKDEATFSEIRVIMLDIRGFYAELYDIISKNLEKVTNPKGEEKPSMY; this comes from the exons ATGTCCAAGTTCAAGATCAACCGAGAGAACGCAGTGAAG GTTGACAACTTCCGCAAGACACTGTATCAGCAG GCTGAAGACCTTTTCTCAAACCATATTCCTCTGAAGATCTCTCGGCTGGACAACCTGCTTCAG TCTGATGAATTCTGCGTTTCTGACCTAACCACTCTGCACGCCCCGCTGGACATCCCTATCCCTGACCCCCCTCCACCAGAGGATGAG GAAATGGAGACAGATAAGaatgaagaagagaagaagaaac CTCCTAAATGTGGGTTCATCAAAGGAAATGAGAAAATCGTTAAGTTGCTGGATATTGTTAAACCAGAAATTACCAGTCTGAAGGAGACCATCATTACA GTTGCCTGCTGGATTTCACATCTAATTCCCAAAATAGAAGATGGAAATGACTTTGGAGTTGCCGTACAG GAGAAAATCCTCGAGAGAATTGCTGCTGTGAAGACCAAAGTGGAGGGCTTTCAGACCAACATTAACAA GTATTTCTCAGAGCGAGGAGACGCAGTGGCTAAAGCCTCTAAAGAGACTCATGTG ATGGATTACCGTGCACTAGTCCACGAGAAGGATGAAGCTACCTTCTCTGAAATCAGAGTGATCATGCTAGATATCCGTGGGTTCTAC GCGGAGCTGTATGACATCATCAGTAAGAACCTGGAGAAAGTGACCAATcctaaaggagaagagaagccCTCCATgtactga